One Burkholderia sp. 9120 DNA window includes the following coding sequences:
- a CDS encoding ABC-F family ATP-binding cassette domain-containing protein: protein MTTLISALSVQLESGHGPLFHDLSFTVKLGDRIGLLGHNGCGKSSLLGVLAGSREPSAGSVQYAGQCRLQHVEQHLPPRLANLTAREALLEAIDKQPEQHWRVDSLLNELGLPEAADTRVASLSGGQHTRLLLGRAVLQEPNLLLLDEPSNHLDLPSLLWLEDFLGRWQGGFILVSHDPRLLDTLSDKSWILRDQQLYSFDLPCSRALIALAEADAAAQLRHAGEQKEIDRLTASSKRVAIWGREHDNEKLVRQARNIQRRADKLKDDQTFVSRGSPWRLTLQGKSLAADNLQAFEGLQVCAQSDQPVLFELDALWLRPGDKVALLGSNGAGKSSLLRQCWSDVQAGEARAGWRYHPAASIAYYDQSLRQLADEATLADALYKFAPVGDRERRQALISAGFAYSRHGQKVATLSGGERARLLFLALSMASYHLLWLDEPTNHLDLDGKRELAVALAVFAGGFLLVSHDRELIENSCNRFWVISKGRVQEWPDAASAYQSLFATGGKVRSETAPAALPDLVAQSTFASEEAEVQWQRWCQLEAWLETDRARKPKHQKSHLQQEWQQEMRRLEESLGL, encoded by the coding sequence ATGACAACCCTGATTTCCGCACTTTCCGTGCAACTGGAAAGCGGCCACGGCCCGCTATTCCACGACCTTTCCTTTACCGTAAAACTGGGCGACCGCATTGGTCTATTGGGCCATAACGGCTGCGGCAAAAGCAGTTTGCTCGGCGTATTGGCCGGCAGCCGTGAGCCCAGTGCCGGCAGCGTGCAATATGCTGGGCAGTGCCGCCTGCAGCATGTCGAGCAACATCTGCCGCCGCGGCTGGCGAACCTGACGGCGCGCGAGGCCCTTCTGGAAGCGATAGACAAACAGCCGGAACAACATTGGCGAGTCGACAGTCTGCTGAACGAACTGGGATTGCCTGAGGCCGCCGATACGCGGGTGGCCAGCCTGAGCGGCGGTCAGCATACGCGCCTGCTGCTGGGGCGAGCCGTGTTGCAAGAGCCTAACCTGCTGTTACTGGATGAACCCAGCAACCATCTGGACCTGCCGTCGCTGCTGTGGCTGGAGGATTTCCTGGGACGTTGGCAGGGCGGTTTCATTCTCGTGTCGCATGATCCGCGGCTGTTGGACACGCTCAGCGACAAGAGCTGGATTCTGCGCGATCAGCAGTTGTACAGCTTCGATTTGCCGTGCAGCCGGGCATTAATCGCCTTGGCCGAAGCCGACGCGGCGGCGCAGTTGCGCCATGCCGGCGAGCAAAAGGAAATCGACCGACTGACCGCCAGCAGCAAACGCGTCGCCATCTGGGGTCGCGAGCATGACAATGAAAAGCTGGTGCGTCAGGCCAGGAACATACAGCGGCGCGCCGATAAGCTGAAAGACGATCAGACCTTCGTCAGTCGTGGCAGTCCGTGGCGCCTGACATTGCAAGGGAAATCGCTGGCCGCCGACAATCTGCAGGCATTCGAAGGCCTGCAGGTATGCGCGCAGTCCGACCAGCCCGTGTTGTTTGAGCTGGACGCGCTGTGGCTGCGGCCGGGTGACAAGGTCGCGCTTCTGGGCAGCAATGGCGCGGGCAAGTCTTCGCTGTTGCGGCAGTGCTGGAGCGACGTGCAGGCAGGCGAGGCTCGGGCAGGCTGGCGCTATCACCCTGCGGCGAGCATCGCCTACTACGATCAGTCGCTGCGTCAACTGGCCGACGAAGCGACACTAGCCGACGCCCTTTACAAGTTCGCACCGGTTGGCGACCGGGAGCGACGGCAAGCCCTGATCTCGGCGGGGTTCGCCTATTCGCGACACGGTCAGAAGGTGGCCACGCTCAGCGGCGGTGAGCGCGCGCGGTTGCTGTTCCTGGCGCTGTCCATGGCCAGCTATCACCTGTTATGGCTCGATGAACCGACCAATCACCTGGATCTGGACGGCAAGCGTGAACTCGCGGTAGCGCTCGCTGTTTTCGCTGGTGGTTTTCTGCTGGTTTCGCACGACCGTGAACTGATCGAAAACAGTTGCAACCGTTTCTGGGTAATCAGCAAGGGTCGCGTCCAGGAATGGCCGGATGCCGCGAGTGCTTATCAGAGTCTGTTCGCCACCGGCGGCAAGGTGCGATCCGAAACTGCTCCGGCTGCGCTGCCCGATCTGGTTGCGCAGTCCACTTTCGCTAGTGAAGAGGCCGAAGTGCAGTGGCAGCGCTGGTGTCAATTGGAGGCGTGGCTGGAGACGGACCGGGCGCGTAAACCGAAGCATCAGAAGTCTCATTTGCAGCAGGAATGGCAGCAGGAGATGCGGCGATTGGAGGAATCGTTGGGTTTGTAA
- the iolE gene encoding myo-inosose-2 dehydratase, with the protein MTAFDVRIGINPLSWMNDDLPSLGGETPLDTALTEGRQIGYQGFELGNKFPREPQALKTLLAQYDLALVSGWYSGRLARGSVEDEIASVGPHLELLAQNGATAMVYGEVADSIQGAAQPLYQRPRFFSDAQWAAYAARLDEFARYTLSRGVRLAYHHHMGAYVETPADVDQLMARTSDAVGLLFDAGHITFAGGDPLAVLDKHIGRVCHVHCKDVRPAVMKLARNRNWSFLDAVIAGAFTVPGDGAVNFPAIIERLKHHGYRGWLVVEAEQDPVVAPSFEYAQRGYRTLRALVDAPLDGVGSADQEAA; encoded by the coding sequence ATGACTGCTTTCGACGTACGTATCGGCATCAACCCGCTATCGTGGATGAACGACGATCTGCCTTCGCTCGGCGGCGAGACGCCGCTCGACACGGCGCTGACGGAAGGCCGCCAGATCGGCTATCAGGGCTTCGAACTGGGCAACAAGTTTCCGCGCGAACCGCAGGCGCTGAAGACCCTGCTCGCGCAATACGATCTCGCGCTGGTGTCCGGCTGGTATTCCGGCCGCCTCGCGCGCGGCAGCGTGGAAGACGAAATCGCGTCGGTCGGCCCGCATCTGGAACTGCTCGCGCAAAACGGCGCGACGGCGATGGTGTACGGCGAGGTCGCCGATTCGATTCAGGGCGCAGCGCAGCCGCTGTATCAACGGCCGCGTTTTTTCAGCGATGCGCAGTGGGCCGCGTACGCGGCGCGTCTCGATGAATTCGCGCGCTATACGTTAAGCCGTGGCGTGCGGCTGGCTTATCACCATCACATGGGCGCGTATGTCGAAACGCCCGCCGACGTCGATCAGTTGATGGCACGCACGAGCGATGCCGTCGGCCTGCTGTTCGACGCCGGGCACATTACGTTTGCCGGCGGCGATCCGCTGGCGGTGCTCGACAAACATATCGGCCGCGTGTGCCACGTGCATTGCAAGGACGTGCGCCCCGCCGTGATGAAGCTCGCACGCAATCGCAACTGGAGTTTTCTCGACGCGGTGATTGCCGGCGCGTTCACGGTGCCAGGCGACGGCGCGGTGAATTTCCCGGCGATCATCGAGCGCCTGAAGCATCACGGTTATCGCGGCTGGCTGGTGGTCGAAGCGGAACAGGACCCGGTGGTCGCGCCGTCGTTCGAGTACGCGCAGAGGGGTTATCGCACGTTGCGCGCGTTGGTGGATGCACCGCTCGACGGTGTGGGCAGCGCGGATCAGGAGGCAGCATGA
- a CDS encoding LysR substrate-binding domain-containing protein yields MDSPLDTALLLTFVVVADARSFTGAGRRLHLSQSAVSAQVVRLEEQIGRALLVRNTRRVALTEHGQTLLGYARAMLNLSEEARTRLGAGDAYGGKLRIAASEDFAGGWLPDAMRRFSAARRGLLLDLTVDIGDSLFRRHANGDFDLVIGSRCSASNAGTTLWREPLAWAFARHEPLPEGDVPLACFPDPCPFREAAVKALALADMPYRIACESPSVMGIRAFARAGIAIAPVPRSVIDDELRELGVSEGLPELPDIEFVMMYDAEKPAAVEFAEAIFDEVDVRMGAGKRSLVAAKNA; encoded by the coding sequence ATGGACAGCCCGCTCGATACCGCGCTCCTTCTTACGTTCGTTGTCGTCGCCGATGCCCGGAGCTTCACCGGCGCCGGTCGCCGGCTGCATTTGAGTCAATCCGCGGTGAGCGCCCAGGTGGTTCGTCTCGAGGAGCAAATCGGGCGCGCGCTACTTGTGCGCAATACGCGTCGCGTCGCGCTCACGGAGCATGGCCAGACGCTGCTTGGCTACGCGCGGGCCATGCTTAATCTCAGCGAAGAGGCCAGGACCCGATTGGGCGCGGGCGATGCCTACGGCGGAAAGCTGCGCATTGCTGCATCGGAGGATTTTGCGGGCGGATGGCTGCCCGACGCGATGCGCCGGTTTAGCGCCGCGCGCCGTGGATTACTGCTGGATCTCACCGTCGACATTGGCGACAGTCTGTTTCGACGGCACGCGAATGGCGATTTCGATCTGGTGATCGGCAGCCGGTGTTCTGCGTCAAATGCCGGCACGACGCTTTGGCGAGAGCCGCTCGCCTGGGCGTTTGCCCGTCATGAGCCGCTTCCCGAAGGCGATGTGCCATTAGCGTGTTTTCCCGATCCGTGTCCATTTCGGGAGGCGGCCGTCAAGGCACTCGCGTTGGCCGACATGCCGTATCGCATCGCGTGTGAAAGTCCGAGTGTGATGGGTATTCGGGCATTCGCCCGAGCGGGGATTGCCATCGCACCGGTGCCGCGTAGCGTGATCGATGACGAACTCCGCGAACTCGGCGTGAGCGAAGGTTTGCCGGAACTGCCGGATATCGAATTCGTCATGATGTACGACGCGGAGAAACCTGCCGCAGTGGAATTCGCCGAGGCGATTTTCGACGAAGTCGATGTGCGGATGGGCGCGGGGAAACGTAGTCTGGTTGCTGCGAAGAATGCTTAG
- the iolB gene encoding 5-deoxy-glucuronate isomerase — protein sequence MSLLVKAQRDGQTIARVTPESACWRYVGFAAYRLGENEVVHVLEAAREVCIVVLTGAVDIETADATWTALGSRDNVFEDAAPYAVYLPPGVRATVRANREAEIGVASAPAKGQFPARLIEPASMKRSTRGKGLNTRYVCDILPQTEQAESLLVVEVRTPGGHASSYPPHKHDTDNVPHESSLEETYYHRLNPPQGFAFQRVYTDMRDIDESMAVENHDVVMVPRGYHPVIVPYGYDSYYLNVMAGGQRVWHFRNDPAHEWIINKDA from the coding sequence ATGAGTTTATTGGTGAAGGCGCAGCGCGACGGCCAGACGATCGCGCGGGTCACGCCGGAGTCGGCGTGCTGGCGGTATGTGGGCTTCGCCGCTTACCGGTTGGGTGAGAACGAAGTCGTGCATGTGCTCGAAGCGGCGCGCGAGGTGTGTATCGTCGTGCTGACCGGCGCGGTGGATATCGAAACTGCGGACGCCACGTGGACCGCGCTCGGTTCGCGCGACAACGTGTTCGAAGACGCAGCGCCATACGCGGTATATCTACCGCCGGGCGTGCGCGCGACCGTGCGCGCCAATCGCGAAGCGGAGATCGGCGTGGCGAGCGCGCCGGCCAAGGGCCAGTTTCCGGCAAGGCTGATCGAACCGGCGTCGATGAAGCGCTCCACACGCGGCAAGGGCCTGAATACACGTTACGTGTGCGATATTCTTCCGCAGACCGAGCAGGCGGAGTCGTTACTCGTGGTCGAAGTCAGAACGCCGGGCGGACACGCATCGAGCTACCCGCCGCATAAGCACGACACCGACAATGTGCCGCACGAGAGCTCGCTTGAAGAGACTTACTACCATCGGTTGAATCCGCCGCAAGGCTTCGCGTTTCAGCGCGTGTACACCGACATGCGCGATATCGATGAATCGATGGCCGTGGAAAATCACGATGTGGTGATGGTGCCGCGTGGCTACCATCCGGTGATCGTGCCGTATGGTTATGACTCGTACTACCTGAACGTGATGGCCGGCGGGCAACGGGTCTGGCATTTCCGCAACGATCCGGCGCATGAATGGATCATCAATAAAGACGCTTGA
- the iolC gene encoding 5-dehydro-2-deoxygluconokinase — MAHSSTLSANPSGPVSGSGSTTGRFAPGRTRDIVCLGRLAVDLYAQQVGARLEDVSSFAKYLGGSSANIAFGCARLGLASAMLARVGNDHMGRFLTETLTQEGCDVSHVRVDQERLTALVLLGLKDRDTFPLIFYRENCADMAVDEADFDEAFIASSKALLITGTHFSTEQVNRTSRRALDYARRNQVRTVLDIDYRPVLWGLTGKADGETRFVASEGVTAHLQRILPLFDLVIGTEEEFRIAGGKTELVDALAMVRAVTPATLVLKRGPLGCQIIDGAVPASLDDVPIQGGVEVEVLNVLGAGDAFASGFLSGWLRDQPLEACARAANASGALVVSRHGCAPAMPTPAELDYFLREAKADPQRMRRPDRDATLARLHRVSPARKQWDEVLGFAFDHRNQFFELAQQTGADEARIAQLKGLFVEAVAQTESALGLQNRIGVLIDDRYGQDALNAATGRGWWIGRPVELPGSVPLVFDHGRSIGTSLIPWPQDHIAKCLVQFHPDEPIEQRLEQEAQLRALYDATQASGHELLLEVIPPKHGSLPQGPDIVYRALKRLYNIGIYPEWWKLEPMDAAQWQAVDALIAERDPYCRGVVLLGLSAGVEQLNEGFRAAAQSATCRGFTVGRTIFHEPSHAWLANEIDDDELIVRVRRTFETLIASWRATRGANAAQHGASSRVHQEQAA, encoded by the coding sequence ATGGCTCACTCCAGCACACTCAGCGCTAACCCGTCCGGCCCGGTGTCGGGTTCGGGTTCGACCACCGGCCGCTTCGCGCCGGGCCGCACGCGCGACATCGTCTGCCTCGGCCGGCTCGCCGTCGATCTGTACGCGCAGCAGGTCGGCGCGCGGCTCGAAGACGTGTCGAGCTTCGCGAAGTATCTCGGCGGGTCGTCGGCGAATATCGCGTTCGGCTGCGCGCGGCTCGGTCTTGCCTCGGCGATGCTGGCGCGTGTCGGCAACGATCATATGGGCCGTTTTCTCACCGAGACGCTCACCCAGGAAGGTTGCGACGTCAGTCATGTGCGCGTCGATCAGGAACGCCTGACCGCGCTCGTGCTGCTCGGCCTGAAAGACCGCGATACGTTCCCGCTGATTTTCTACCGCGAGAACTGCGCCGATATGGCCGTCGACGAAGCGGATTTCGACGAGGCGTTCATCGCGTCGTCGAAAGCGCTGCTGATTACCGGCACGCACTTCTCCACCGAACAGGTGAACCGCACGAGCCGCCGCGCGCTGGATTACGCGCGCCGCAATCAGGTGCGTACGGTGCTCGATATCGACTACCGCCCGGTGTTGTGGGGCCTCACGGGCAAAGCGGACGGCGAAACCCGCTTCGTGGCGAGCGAAGGCGTCACCGCGCATTTGCAGCGGATTCTGCCGCTGTTCGATCTGGTGATCGGCACCGAGGAAGAATTCCGCATTGCCGGCGGCAAGACCGAACTGGTCGATGCCCTCGCGATGGTGCGCGCCGTGACGCCCGCCACGCTGGTGCTCAAGCGTGGGCCGCTGGGCTGCCAGATCATCGACGGCGCGGTGCCCGCCTCACTCGACGACGTGCCGATTCAGGGCGGCGTGGAAGTCGAGGTGCTGAACGTGCTCGGCGCGGGTGACGCATTCGCGTCCGGTTTCCTCTCCGGATGGTTGCGCGATCAACCGCTCGAAGCCTGCGCGCGCGCGGCGAACGCGAGCGGCGCGCTGGTGGTGTCGCGGCACGGTTGCGCGCCGGCCATGCCGACGCCGGCCGAACTCGACTACTTCCTGCGCGAAGCGAAGGCCGACCCGCAGCGTATGCGCCGTCCGGATCGGGACGCGACGCTGGCCCGTTTGCATCGCGTCTCGCCAGCCCGCAAACAATGGGACGAAGTACTCGGCTTCGCGTTCGATCATCGCAACCAGTTCTTCGAACTCGCGCAGCAAACCGGCGCCGACGAAGCGCGCATCGCGCAACTGAAAGGCCTGTTCGTCGAGGCCGTTGCGCAGACGGAAAGCGCGTTGGGTTTGCAGAACCGCATCGGCGTCTTGATCGACGACCGTTACGGCCAGGACGCGCTAAACGCGGCCACCGGACGCGGCTGGTGGATCGGCCGTCCGGTCGAACTGCCCGGCTCCGTGCCGCTGGTGTTCGATCACGGCCGCTCGATCGGCACCTCGCTGATTCCGTGGCCGCAAGACCATATCGCCAAGTGCCTCGTGCAGTTCCATCCGGACGAGCCCATCGAACAGCGTCTCGAACAGGAAGCGCAGTTGCGCGCGCTATACGACGCGACTCAGGCAAGCGGCCATGAACTGCTGCTCGAAGTGATTCCGCCGAAGCACGGCTCGCTGCCGCAGGGACCGGACATTGTGTATCGCGCGTTGAAGCGGTTGTACAACATCGGCATTTATCCGGAGTGGTGGAAACTCGAACCTATGGACGCCGCGCAATGGCAGGCCGTCGACGCGCTGATCGCCGAACGCGATCCGTATTGCCGCGGCGTGGTGCTGCTCGGTTTGTCGGCGGGTGTCGAGCAGTTGAACGAGGGTTTTCGCGCCGCCGCGCAATCGGCAACGTGCCGTGGCTTCACCGTCGGCCGCACGATCTTTCACGAGCCGAGCCATGCGTGGCTCGCCAATGAAATCGACGACGACGAACTGATCGTGCGCGTACGCCGCACGTTCGAAACGCTGATCGCGTCGTGGCGCGCGACGCGTGGCGCGAATGCCGCGCAGCACGGCGCGTCGAGCCGCGTTCATCAGGAGCAGGCCGCATGA
- a CDS encoding VOC family protein yields the protein MRIRTIYFKVMDMERSITFWEKLLELSPNRKSEKWAEFSIGGVRLGLLLNDFGDELVGSASVPVFEFDASSLPAFLDRAKSLGATVVMQLNDAMTSVVLASPDGHEFEVCTCHD from the coding sequence ATGCGCATCAGAACCATTTATTTCAAAGTGATGGACATGGAGCGGTCGATCACGTTCTGGGAAAAGCTGTTAGAACTTTCGCCGAATCGCAAGTCGGAGAAGTGGGCCGAGTTTTCAATCGGCGGCGTTCGGCTCGGGTTATTGCTGAATGATTTTGGCGATGAGTTAGTTGGTAGTGCAAGCGTGCCCGTGTTCGAATTCGATGCGTCCTCCCTGCCGGCTTTTCTGGACCGCGCCAAGTCTCTCGGGGCAACCGTCGTCATGCAGTTAAACGACGCGATGACCAGCGTCGTTCTGGCAAGCCCAGACGGCCACGAATTCGAAGTTTGCACGTGCCACGATTAG
- a CDS encoding NAD(P)H-dependent oxidoreductase — MTRVLYIEGSPNKGYSASIEVCNAFLDAYRLAHPDHDIQKLDLWDAPLPEFDADALAAKYAGLSGTPLTPNQAAAWQRIEALAAPFHEADKFLFGVPLWNFSIPYKLKHLIDLISQKDVLFSFDSSGFTGMLRGKKAAVVYARGLSYTSPGSLTPASEFDLQRPYMETWLKFVGVEDVAGIVVERTLLGPEGKVDRSRAIEEARAIAREF; from the coding sequence ATGACTCGCGTTCTCTATATCGAAGGCTCACCCAACAAGGGCTACTCGGCGTCCATCGAGGTGTGTAACGCGTTTCTCGATGCGTACCGCCTGGCGCATCCCGATCACGATATTCAAAAGCTCGACCTATGGGACGCGCCGCTTCCCGAATTCGACGCGGACGCCCTGGCCGCGAAATACGCCGGGTTGAGCGGGACGCCGTTGACGCCGAACCAGGCCGCGGCATGGCAGCGCATTGAAGCTCTCGCGGCACCCTTTCACGAAGCAGACAAATTTCTGTTCGGCGTGCCGTTGTGGAATTTCAGCATCCCGTACAAGCTGAAACATCTGATCGACCTGATCTCGCAGAAAGACGTGCTGTTCTCATTCGATAGCTCGGGTTTTACCGGCATGCTGCGCGGGAAAAAAGCGGCCGTCGTTTATGCGCGCGGCCTCAGCTATACGTCGCCAGGCTCGCTGACGCCGGCCAGCGAGTTCGACCTCCAGCGTCCTTACATGGAAACGTGGCTGAAATTCGTGGGCGTGGAGGACGTCGCGGGCATCGTCGTCGAACGCACGCTGCTGGGTCCCGAGGGGAAGGTCGACCGAAGCCGCGCAATCGAAGAAGCCCGCGCGATCGCACGCGAGTTCTGA
- the iolD gene encoding 3D-(3,5/4)-trihydroxycyclohexane-1,2-dione acylhydrolase (decyclizing), which yields MNQRVMHHDTASANDATQARPAVSGTIRLTTAQALVRYLAAQRVPTEDGKGTETLFGGVFAIFGHGNVAGIGEALYQHREELPTLRAYNEQAMAHSAIAFAKAHFRRRMMAVTTSIGPGATNLVTAAALAHVNRLPVLLLPGDIFVSRAPDPVLQQVEDFHDGGVSANDALKPVSRYFDRIVHPAQLLNALPRAVRVLTDAALCGPVTLALPQDVQAQAWDFPAEFFEPRIVRFHAPAPRIDEIETAVAHLRRAKRPLIVAGGGVLYGHATDALHRFATTHGIPVAETQAGKGSLAWNDPLNAGALGVTGSPAANALAHDADCVLAIGTRLQDFTTGSNTLFTQADVVAINANAFDGLKHRALVVEADARLALDALAEPLQGWHAERPWTARAHKLAASWRDTVSTLTHAPQRDSVLPYEGDVIGAIQRSSPGSAANDIVVCAAGTLPAELHKLWRAGKPGAYHVEYGYSCMGYEIAGGLGAKLARPAREVIVMVGDGSYLMMNSEIATSVMIGAKLIVVVLDNRGYGCINRLQQACGGAPFNNLLEDCMQGPLGAPTIDFAAHARALGAQAEHVANIAELEVALQRARAADRTYVISIDTDPARTTDEGGWWWEVAVPEVSARPAVRDARAKYDAQLAARAESADTGEHAAQPDNE from the coding sequence ATGAACCAGCGCGTAATGCATCACGACACGGCGTCCGCCAACGACGCTACCCAGGCACGCCCCGCGGTGTCCGGCACGATCCGCCTGACGACCGCGCAGGCGCTGGTCCGCTACCTCGCCGCGCAACGCGTGCCCACCGAAGACGGCAAAGGCACCGAGACGCTATTCGGCGGCGTCTTCGCGATCTTCGGGCATGGCAATGTTGCGGGGATCGGCGAGGCGCTGTATCAGCACCGCGAGGAATTGCCGACGCTGCGCGCCTACAACGAACAGGCCATGGCGCACAGCGCGATTGCTTTCGCGAAGGCGCATTTCCGCCGCCGCATGATGGCCGTGACGACCTCGATCGGACCAGGCGCCACCAATCTGGTGACGGCGGCGGCGCTCGCGCATGTGAACCGTTTGCCGGTGCTGCTGCTACCCGGCGACATCTTCGTGTCGCGTGCGCCGGATCCGGTGCTGCAACAGGTGGAAGACTTTCACGACGGCGGCGTGTCCGCCAACGACGCGCTCAAACCGGTGTCGCGCTATTTCGACCGTATCGTGCATCCGGCGCAATTGCTCAATGCGCTGCCGCGCGCTGTGCGTGTGCTGACCGACGCCGCGTTGTGCGGTCCGGTCACGCTCGCGTTGCCGCAGGACGTGCAGGCGCAGGCGTGGGATTTCCCGGCGGAGTTTTTCGAGCCGCGCATCGTTCGCTTTCATGCGCCGGCGCCGCGTATTGATGAAATCGAAACCGCCGTCGCGCATTTGCGGCGCGCCAAACGGCCGCTGATCGTCGCGGGCGGCGGCGTGCTCTACGGCCACGCCACCGACGCGCTGCACCGCTTCGCCACCACGCACGGTATTCCGGTCGCGGAAACGCAGGCGGGCAAAGGCTCGCTGGCGTGGAACGATCCGTTGAACGCAGGGGCGCTGGGCGTAACGGGGTCGCCCGCCGCCAACGCGCTCGCGCACGACGCCGACTGCGTGCTCGCCATCGGCACGCGCCTGCAGGACTTCACCACCGGCTCGAATACGCTGTTCACGCAGGCCGACGTGGTGGCGATCAACGCCAACGCGTTCGACGGCCTCAAGCATCGCGCCCTCGTCGTGGAAGCCGACGCGCGTCTCGCGCTCGACGCACTCGCCGAACCGCTGCAAGGCTGGCACGCGGAACGCCCCTGGACCGCGCGCGCGCACAAACTCGCGGCAAGCTGGCGCGACACGGTGAGCACGCTCACGCATGCGCCGCAACGCGACAGCGTGCTGCCGTACGAAGGCGACGTGATCGGCGCGATCCAGCGCTCGAGTCCGGGGTCGGCGGCGAACGACATCGTCGTGTGTGCGGCGGGCACGCTGCCCGCTGAATTGCACAAGCTGTGGCGCGCCGGCAAACCGGGCGCGTATCACGTCGAATATGGCTATTCGTGCATGGGCTACGAGATTGCCGGTGGCCTCGGCGCGAAGCTCGCGCGACCAGCGCGCGAAGTGATCGTGATGGTCGGCGACGGCAGCTATCTGATGATGAACAGCGAGATCGCGACCTCGGTGATGATCGGCGCGAAGCTGATCGTGGTCGTGCTCGACAATCGCGGCTACGGTTGCATCAACCGCCTGCAACAGGCGTGCGGCGGCGCACCGTTCAACAACCTGCTGGAGGACTGCATGCAAGGTCCGCTCGGCGCGCCGACGATCGATTTCGCCGCGCATGCGCGGGCCCTCGGCGCGCAAGCCGAACACGTCGCGAATATCGCTGAACTGGAAGTCGCGCTGCAACGCGCACGCGCCGCGGATCGCACTTACGTGATCAGTATCGACACCGACCCGGCCCGCACCACCGACGAGGGCGGCTGGTGGTGGGAAGTCGCCGTGCCCGAAGTGTCGGCGCGCCCCGCCGTGCGCGACGCGCGCGCGAAGTACGACGCGCAGCTCGCGGCCCGCGCCGAATCGGCCGACACCGGCGAGCACGCTGCCCAACCCGACAACGAATAA
- a CDS encoding ureidoglycolate lyase, with protein sequence MTQEIDYLNPALPHGLRRVTMPVVDATPQTLHGFGRLVADPNDCAVEIVQWPAVGSRPIDPGTGDEAGTTDGTFISEWRGDILYGRNEAVGGNYILAYATEPEAAREDHAAAPQRMLLWHANYHPDGGQLFFPLDGRPFYVPLALPGDDIAPENFVCFRFDGRQGLYIHPNIWHEGVFTLEGTQRFFDKQGAVHARVSVDFAREFACLLEAPIHNDAAPL encoded by the coding sequence ATGACCCAAGAAATCGACTACCTCAACCCCGCCCTTCCGCATGGGCTCCGCCGCGTGACCATGCCTGTGGTCGACGCGACCCCGCAGACGCTCCACGGATTCGGCAGGCTCGTTGCAGACCCGAACGATTGCGCAGTCGAAATCGTACAGTGGCCGGCAGTGGGATCGAGGCCGATCGATCCCGGCACCGGTGACGAAGCCGGTACGACCGACGGCACCTTCATCAGCGAATGGCGCGGCGACATTCTCTACGGCCGAAACGAGGCCGTGGGCGGCAACTACATCCTCGCGTACGCCACGGAGCCCGAAGCGGCCCGCGAAGACCACGCCGCCGCACCGCAGCGCATGTTGCTCTGGCACGCGAACTATCACCCGGACGGCGGACAGCTCTTCTTTCCGCTCGACGGTCGCCCGTTCTACGTGCCCCTGGCATTACCAGGCGACGACATTGCGCCAGAGAACTTCGTGTGCTTTCGTTTCGATGGACGGCAGGGTCTCTACATCCATCCGAACATCTGGCATGAAGGGGTGTTCACCCTCGAAGGCACCCAGCGCTTCTTCGACAAACAAGGCGCCGTACACGCGCGCGTCTCTGTCGACTTCGCCCGCGAGTTTGCGTGTCTTCTCGAAGCGCCGATCCATAACGACGCCGCGCCCCTTTGA
- a CDS encoding nuclear transport factor 2 family protein → MQEEQLREALNAHWRASAAGDLDAEHAIYADDAICDYPQSGERILGRSNLQALRGHHPDKPSGFDVRRIQGEGNLWVTEYEITYNGRAFWTVSIMEFHDGKVVHETQYFSDPFEAPSWRKQWVQQTT, encoded by the coding sequence ATGCAGGAAGAGCAATTGCGTGAAGCCTTGAATGCGCACTGGCGCGCATCGGCGGCCGGCGATCTGGACGCGGAGCACGCTATTTACGCTGACGATGCCATCTGCGACTATCCGCAATCGGGCGAGCGAATTCTCGGCCGATCCAATTTGCAGGCACTGCGCGGACACCACCCCGACAAGCCATCCGGATTCGACGTCAGGCGAATTCAAGGCGAAGGCAATCTGTGGGTCACGGAATACGAGATCACCTATAACGGTCGAGCGTTCTGGACGGTCAGCATCATGGAGTTTCACGACGGCAAGGTCGTCCACGAGACCCAGTATTTTTCGGATCCTTTTGAAGCACCCAGTTGGCGTAAGCAATGGGTTCAGCAGACTACGTGA